The genomic window CGTAATCCCGAACTGGCCCAACTGAGTGCGCAGCTGTTCAACAGTCATCTTTGCTTGAAAGTCCTCGGAGAGCTCAAAACGCTTCATAAACACGCGATAGCGCTGCATCAACTCCTCCATGGTGTCGATGAACTTTTTTTTACCCTCCCGATCAAACTTTCCATATTCAGAACCGAGTTGCATCAGCTGTTGATAGTCGGTGAACAGCCGCTTGGCCTCCTCCTGAACAATCTCCGATTCAAAGAAGGCCATGAACGCCCTGGGCTTGTTGGTTGGAATTGTGCAAAATTCTCGACGTCAGAAACAGTGCGGATCAACGTAATCTCCATGATGAGGCTCTAACCGCTCCTGTTACCTGGTTGCAACCAGTGGACATCACTCCCCGGATCTCTTCTCTGCAGAAAACAAGTCAACAAATCCATCCCCTGCTCCGTCGCAGTCGCACTGTTGTCGCCACAGCCGATCGCGTCTTAATCACAAGTTGGGTGGGCTGGTTTGATTGTCTGGGTCCCCTAGTGGGCGCTGCAACCGGTGAGGACGAGACCCTCAGTTGCCTGAAAAGCTCGAATGCAGATCTCCTGATCTGCACCGATCTACTGGAGAGCGGGAATGGCCCAAGCCTGGTCCGTAAAGCAAAACAGCTCAAGCCTGATCTCAAGGCCCTGATGCTGATTCAACGACCTTTATTACGCACCCTGCTGGATGCAATAGAAGCCCATTGCGATGGCCTCTGCGCCCATGAGCTCGTCGGCAGTGGCACCCTGCTGGCAGCTCTAAGCGCAATCGAAAGCGATGGAACCTACTTAGACAGTGTGGTTGCAGGAGTTTTACGTCACGGTCGTCTCGGAAATGGCAAGAGCAGCCGCCAAATCGACAACCTCAGCTTGCGCGAGGGAGATGTACTTCGAGGAATCTGTAAAGGGATGAGCAATCAGAACATTGCCGATGAGCTCTATCTCTCGATCGATACGGTCAAGAGCCATGTGCACAACCTGCTGCAAAAATTGCCAGCACGAGATCGCACCCATGCCGTAGTGGTGGCTTTTCGTGATGGGCTGGTGGAGTTACCTCAAAGACTGCCACGTTGGCAATAACGCTGCCTTAACTGACTCGGTAACGTCCGCCTCAATGAGCGATCCCCAAAGGGTGATTGGCATCTTTCACTTTGAGCCAACAAGCGCAGCTCCAAAGCTTCCGCAAAGGTGATCAATCGATGGAAACCGCGCCTGGTCAGGGCCACCTATTCCCAAACCAAGTTCTATCCGCAGAGGTCGCCCCCCGCCAGGAGCTCATTCTTAGCCGCGACCTTTTACAAAGCTGGCAGAGGCGCATTCAAGGCCATCAAGCCGATCTCTTCCAAGGAGAGCCAGACATCGCTCGGCAGAGCTCGCTTTTTGGTAGCGATCACGAAACAGTCATCGACCAATTAAAGCCCCTGCAGCTCACACCTCTCCCCCTGAGCTTCTGGCGCTGGCCTAACAGCCCTCACCATGGCCCAGCCGTTTATCTGGTGATGGACTGCCCAGCAGACCTCAACACTCCTTTATTGCTTTATGTGGGCGAAACGATTGCTGCAGATCGCCGATGGAAGGGTGAGCATGATTGCAAGGCCTACCTGGCGGCCTATGCCGAAGCCCTTGCCAAGGCAGGACTAACAAACCAGCTCAGCATCCGTTTTTGGAGCGATGTTCCCGAGAGCACCAAAGCCCGTCGACAGCTCGAGCAACAACTGATCCAGCGTTGGCTGCCACCGTTCAACAAAGAAACAAGAGCTCGCTGGAGCACCCCGTTCACAGCTGAATGCAGCTAAACGGCACGGCTAACATCGCTCCACCTCATCAACATCCCATGGAGATTTGCCTTTTTCCAGCAACCTTGCAGAGCTGGACTGGCGATGTGCTCATGGTGGGCATGTTTGAGGGAAAGATGGAGGAACGTTTAAACGAGCTGGAAACACTCTGCAAAGGCTCTCTGATGCAGAGCCTTGAGAAGCAGATGTTCAAAGGCAAATCCGGAGAAATCGCCACCGTTCAACTGCTCCAAAACAAGCCAAACCTGCTGGTGCTCGTAGGGCTCGGAGAACCCCAGGAGATGAGGCTTGACGACCTTCGCAAGGCGGCTGCCCTAGGAGCGAAAGCAAGCCTCGGATGTAGTGGAACCCTGGGGATGATGCTCCCCTGGGAGCCCTTAGATGCGGCATCTGCAGCAAGGGCCGTCGCAGAAGCCGTTCGCCTTTCCCTATATAAAGACCTCCGCTTTCGCAGTGCTCCTGAGCCCCGCTCTACGCCAACAAAACTGGAGCTCATTGGTCTGCCCGACTCAGCCGGCAAAGATCTTCAAGCCGTTCACCCCACCTGTGCCGGAGTGGAGCTAGCAAGGCAGCTGGTTGCGGCTCCTGCCAACAGTCTTACCCCTGCGGCCCTCGCCCAAACAGCGATTCAACTTGCCCACGAACACGGCCTCGAGTGCAGTGTGCTGGAGCGGTCTGACTGCGCCGAACGGGAAATGGGTGCCTACCTAGCAGTCTCTCAAGGTTCTGATCTGGAGCCAAAATTCATTCACCTCACCTATCGCCCTCAAGGACCAGTTCAACGACGACTTGCCCTTGTCGGCAAGGGACTCACCTTCGATTCCGGTGGATACAACCTCAAGGTTGGAGCTGCCCAGATCGATCTGATGAAATTCGACATGGGCGGCAGCGCAGCTGTACTTGGGGCCGCCCGAGCGATTGCAGAACTGCGACCCAAGGGAGTGGAAGTGCATGTGATCGTGGCAGCCTGCGAAAACATGGTGAATGGATCAGCTGTCCATCCAGGAGACCTCGTGCGGGCCTCAAACGGCACCACCATCGAGATCAATAACACCGATGCCGAAGGCCGTCTGACCCTTGCCGATGCACTGGTATACACCTGCGGACTCGAACCAGACGCAATCGTGGATTTAGCAACCCTTACAGGGGCTTGCGTTATCGCACTTGGCGAAGAGATCGCTGGCCTTTGGACAGGTCATGATCCCCTGGCTGAGGGCCTAACCGCTGCAGCCGAAGCGGCCGGCGAAGGCCTGTGGCGCATGCCATTGCCAAGCTCCTATCGAGAGGGTCTCAAATCCAACCTCGCTGACCTCAAGAACACAGGACCCCGTCCAGGCGGATCCATTACCGCGGCCCTTTTCCTCAAAGAGTTTGTTGAGGCCTCCATCCCATGGGCCCACATCGACATCGCCGGAACGGTCTGGTCTGAAAAGGGCCGTGGCCTCAATCCATCTGGTGCCACCGGCTACGGGGTTCGCACTTTGGTGAATTGGATTTGTAGTCAGTCTTGAGTCAAGAGGCATTGCATGCAACTCAGCGAAAAATGAGCTGAAGAAGGAATCACAACACGAGTACAACGTTGATCGCTAAAGGTCGCGCAGGGTTGGCAATGCTCATGCCTGGAGCTAGAAACCTATGCAGAAAATTGATCAGCAAAGAGTTTTCGCTTGCTTTATCAGAATCGGGGGCCTGAATTTTGATGCGGAATATTGAACTGGCTTGAATGACGACAGTCCTTGACCTGGTATTTGATAGAGATCTCATCAAAGAAGCTTTGAGCATCAAAGCCAGAGGGAGAAGGAAAGAGCGCCTAACTCATGAGGCTGCAACATTCATCGCCCCATTCCTGGCATGAATCCGCTCTGAAAGCGAAAGGGTCTTGGGGCATTCCAACGCATGAATCTGCCAACGTGCTCGTTCAGAAAAAGACTCCAAAACCCTTTCCAAGTCATCGGAAGCCTGCTTCGGAGAAGGATACGGGCCAACATGCCGAGTCACTAGTCCATCCTTAACGGTCAGCAGATACATACATCTCCTACTTAAATCTCCAGTAGATGTTAAGCAGCTTTTTCAGCAGGAGGGATGGGTGGAAACCCGCATCTTCACTGCGCACTATCCGATTTCAAAGGTCATCCTGATTTTATTTTTTCCTTAGATTTGCTTGATCTGGGCGCTGCCATGGCACTCCGGTCCGTGCTCTGTCACCCCATAGCTGATCTAGTCGACGGTCGCGGCCACAGCTATATCGATAGAAGTTGTATTTGATGCTATTGAGCTCTGCGTAATTCTGGTGGTAATCCTCAGCCAGCCAGAATTCGCTCAAAGGTTTGATCTCAACTCTCAGATTGCTCATGGGCTGGGCCAGCTCCAAAGCCGCAGCATCAGCACTCTCACGAGCCTCGCTGGCCTGCTGATCATCTCGAGTGAAGATCACAGGTCGATAGGAGTCACCTTGATCACAAAATTGGCCATCACCATCAAGAGGGTCAACATTGCGCCAATAGCTCCGTAGTAGCTCTGCATAGCTGATTTGAGCGGCATCAAATCGCACCCGTACAGCCTCTTGATGACCTGTGGTTTTAGAGCTCACCTGGCGGTAGGTGGGGCGAGGCAAATCACCGCCTGTGTAACCACTCTCAGAAGAAATCACACCGGTTAATCCCTCCAGATCATGCTCAAGACACCAGAAGCAGCCCCCGGCAAAAACGGCTTCCTCAACTGACGCCAAAACTTGAAGCGGCAAGCCAAGTAAGGCAACACAGAGAAAGATGGCAATCCACCATCTCCTCAAAGGTCGAAACGTTGTCTTCATGTCTTGGTTAAATCAAGGATTTCCTTTGCTGCCCTATCGGTAACACCTGGAACGCCAAGCGTCTGCCGCAATCGCCGATAGCCCTCGAGCATCTCATTACGCTGGGCAGGATCCTCCAATAAAGGGATAGCTGCCTGCACAAGTGCTTCTGCAGTCAACTCATCCTGTAGTAATTCCGGCACAAGCCGTTCCTTCAGCAACAGATTCACCGGCGAGATATGTTCCACTCGAAAGCGCAAAAAGTGTCGAGCCACAAATGCTGTGATCCGACTCACCTTGTAGCCCACCACCTGGGGAACGCCACGCAAGGCCATCTCCATATTGACGGTGCCTGATTTGCCGAGGGCAAGATCAGCCGCCGCATAAAGCATTGGTTTGAGTTCATCGGCCTGCTGAGCAGAAAGGACTCGCCCTCGAACTGCCGCTGCCTCAAGAGCCTCCTGCAAAGACTTCTCAAAACTTGCTAATCCTGCAGGAACAATCACCTCAAGGGATTGGTCACGCTGCTGAAGCAACGCTGCTGCCTTGGCGAGAGTGGGCATCAAGTAACGAAGTTCCTGTTGCCGGGAAGCAGGTAAAAGCAACAACAATCTTTGGCCAGGCTTCAAGCCAAGCCGCTCACGCGCCTGCTGACGATCAGGCAGCACACTCACCGTATCGAGTAATGGATGACCGACCCAAGTCACCTTGGCCCCCCGCTGGGAATAGAACTCAGCTTCAACGGGAAAGATCGCCAAAATTCTGTCGGTGAAACTCAGCAACTGAGTGGTGCCGCCATCGCCAAAACGCCAAGCCCATTCCTGAGGAGCGATGTAATAAATAATCGGCACCCTGGGAAACCAGCGCCGCAACTTGTGCCCCAAACGCACGTTGGCCCCCATGTAATCGATCAGCACCACGGCATCGGGTGGTCGCTGCTTGAGCACGTGATCCACCCGAGACTGAAGTCGCAAAGTGGGGAGCACCAGAGGCAGGGCCTCCCAAAGTCCAATCGCACCCATCGGAGCCGTATCAGCAAGCAGTTCTGCACCAGAAGCCTGCATGCGGGGACCTCCAAGGGCCATCAACTCAAGCGGTAAGGAACGCCGTTCAACCTCCCTTTGGAGAGCTTGAATCAAGAGACTTCCCTGCAAATCACCAGAGACCTCGCCAGTGCTGATCAGCAGGCGCACCATCAGCGACTCAAAGACATCGCAGGCATAGGACCACGACGTCCCTTCTCAATCGAGGCCTCCAGAAAGGCACAGAGGTGTGCACCCGCTGGCATCAACTGCTCTTGTCGAGCAAGCCGCAACCCCTCAACAAAGACATGGTCAGATCGAAACAGCAAATTCCAAATCTCTTGCAACTGGACAAGTTCTCCTCCCTCTTGAGTCTTCAGACCACTGCGCCGCAGGCCAACGCGATTGAGACCCCTCAATCGACCTGGATGCCCTTCGGCGAGGCAGTACGGGGGGACATCGCGATCAACCCTTGTCATGCCTCCCACCATGGCAAGACTGCCAATGTGAACGAATTGGTGAATTCCTAAGCAGCCACCGATCACGGCCCGGTCTTCGACCAAGACATGACCAGCCATTTGAATTCCATTCGACATCACAATCCCATTGCCCAGCACACAGTTGTGACCAAGGTGGCAATAGGCCATCAACAAGTTGTGATTACCGATCTTGGTCTGTTCACCTTCCTCCGTGGCACGGTTGATGGTGACGTATTCCCTAATTGTGTTGGCATCGCCAATCACCACCTCTGTAGGTGCGCCGCGATACTTGAGGTCCTGTGGCTCAAGACCAAGGCAGGCTCCGGGGAAAACCCGGTTATTGGCGCCAAGGGTCAAACGGCCATCGAGCACCACATGGGGGCCAATCCAAGTATCAGGACCAATCTTGACATCAGGTCCAATCACTGCTCCCGGCCCAACAATGACACCGGAAGCGAGCTCAGCACGAGGATCCACCACAGCCGCAGGGTGAACCTGAGCCTTTTTTTCTGCAGTGATCGCTGAGAGTTTGCTCACCTCGCTCATGATCCTCAGTCCACCAAGGAAAACATCAACTCACCAGAGCAAACCAGCTGGCCCTCCACCCTGGCTTCACCCCTGACCTTGCCAAAGCGCTGCCGCTTCAAGCTAAGCAGTTCACAGCTAATCGTGAGCTGATCTCCTGGCACCACCGGACGGCGGAAACGAACTGCATCGATACCTGCAAACACGAATAACCCCTTGGGCAGATCTGGCATCTGGGCCACGATCAAACCACCCACCTGGGCCATCGCCTCAACAATCAAGACCCCAGGCATCAAAGGACGACCAGGGAAATGACCCTGAAACTGAGGTTCATTGAGGGTCACATTTTTGATCGCAACAGCCCGCTGGCCAGGTTCATGGAGCACAACACGATCAACCAGAGCAAACGGATAACGATGAGGCAGCAGCCCCATGATCTGCTCACTTGTCAACACAACAGGATTAGGAGAGGGATCGGTCAAGAGACAGTGACAGGACAGACGGCAAGGAGAGCATTGGCCAGATCGTTATGGAGTCCATGGGACCCCCGATAGACAAGAACCTGAGCCTGAGGGAATCCCACAAGTGCAAGGTCTCCGATCAAGTCCAAGAGCTTATGGCGCACTGGTTCATCAGCAAATCGCAGTGGAGGATTCAACCAGTGATCACCATCACAAACCAAGGCATTGTCGAGGGCACCCCCCTGGATGAGGCCCGCCGCCAAGAGCTGATCCACCTGTTCGCGAAACCCAAATGTTCTCGCCGGAGCAATCTGTTCAGTAAACCCCTCTGGAGTGAGCTCAATCGCCAGCATCTGATGACCAATAGCAGCTTGGGGGAAATCAATCACACCAACAACATTGAAGCGCTCGGCGGGTGTCGCTGTGATCACACTGCTACCGCGATGACACACCAAAGCATGCTCAAGCACGAGCGGATCGGCACGAGGGGTTGCAGCAGGAGTAAGGCCCACCTCTGCTATCGCCTCCACCCAGCCCAGAGCTGAACCATCAAGAAGCGGTATTTCCTCACCACCAACCTGGATCTCCACATGGGTCAAGCCACAGCCCGCTAAGGCCGCCAGTAGATGTTCCACCGTGCCTAAATGGCGGTCGCCCAGTTCCAAAGTGGTGCAAAGCTGACTATCGCGAACCTGATGCGGCCCCAAAGTGACTGGTGAGTCGCTGTTGTCCAGCCAGGAGACATGGAAGCCAACTTGAGC from Prochlorococcus marinus str. MIT 9313 includes these protein-coding regions:
- a CDS encoding DUF1825 family protein, which gives rise to MAFFESEIVQEEAKRLFTDYQQLMQLGSEYGKFDREGKKKFIDTMEELMQRYRVFMKRFELSEDFQAKMTVEQLRTQLGQFGITPEQMFEQMNQTLTRMKTELEQDSR
- a CDS encoding response regulator transcription factor, producing the protein MDITPRISSLQKTSQQIHPLLRRSRTVVATADRVLITSWVGWFDCLGPLVGAATGEDETLSCLKSSNADLLICTDLLESGNGPSLVRKAKQLKPDLKALMLIQRPLLRTLLDAIEAHCDGLCAHELVGSGTLLAALSAIESDGTYLDSVVAGVLRHGRLGNGKSSRQIDNLSLREGDVLRGICKGMSNQNIADELYLSIDTVKSHVHNLLQKLPARDRTHAVVVAFRDGLVELPQRLPRWQ
- a CDS encoding leucyl aminopeptidase; the protein is MEICLFPATLQSWTGDVLMVGMFEGKMEERLNELETLCKGSLMQSLEKQMFKGKSGEIATVQLLQNKPNLLVLVGLGEPQEMRLDDLRKAAALGAKASLGCSGTLGMMLPWEPLDAASAARAVAEAVRLSLYKDLRFRSAPEPRSTPTKLELIGLPDSAGKDLQAVHPTCAGVELARQLVAAPANSLTPAALAQTAIQLAHEHGLECSVLERSDCAEREMGAYLAVSQGSDLEPKFIHLTYRPQGPVQRRLALVGKGLTFDSGGYNLKVGAAQIDLMKFDMGGSAAVLGAARAIAELRPKGVEVHVIVAACENMVNGSAVHPGDLVRASNGTTIEINNTDAEGRLTLADALVYTCGLEPDAIVDLATLTGACVIALGEEIAGLWTGHDPLAEGLTAAAEAAGEGLWRMPLPSSYREGLKSNLADLKNTGPRPGGSITAALFLKEFVEASIPWAHIDIAGTVWSEKGRGLNPSGATGYGVRTLVNWICSQS
- the msrA gene encoding peptide-methionine (S)-S-oxide reductase MsrA, which encodes MKTTFRPLRRWWIAIFLCVALLGLPLQVLASVEEAVFAGGCFWCLEHDLEGLTGVISSESGYTGGDLPRPTYRQVSSKTTGHQEAVRVRFDAAQISYAELLRSYWRNVDPLDGDGQFCDQGDSYRPVIFTRDDQQASEARESADAAALELAQPMSNLRVEIKPLSEFWLAEDYHQNYAELNSIKYNFYRYSCGRDRRLDQLWGDRARTGVPWQRPDQANLRKK
- the lpxB gene encoding lipid-A-disaccharide synthase, with product MVRLLISTGEVSGDLQGSLLIQALQREVERRSLPLELMALGGPRMQASGAELLADTAPMGAIGLWEALPLVLPTLRLQSRVDHVLKQRPPDAVVLIDYMGANVRLGHKLRRWFPRVPIIYYIAPQEWAWRFGDGGTTQLLSFTDRILAIFPVEAEFYSQRGAKVTWVGHPLLDTVSVLPDRQQARERLGLKPGQRLLLLLPASRQQELRYLMPTLAKAAALLQQRDQSLEVIVPAGLASFEKSLQEALEAAAVRGRVLSAQQADELKPMLYAAADLALGKSGTVNMEMALRGVPQVVGYKVSRITAFVARHFLRFRVEHISPVNLLLKERLVPELLQDELTAEALVQAAIPLLEDPAQRNEMLEGYRRLRQTLGVPGVTDRAAKEILDLTKT
- the lpxA gene encoding acyl-ACP--UDP-N-acetylglucosamine O-acyltransferase, with amino-acid sequence MSEVSKLSAITAEKKAQVHPAAVVDPRAELASGVIVGPGAVIGPDVKIGPDTWIGPHVVLDGRLTLGANNRVFPGACLGLEPQDLKYRGAPTEVVIGDANTIREYVTINRATEEGEQTKIGNHNLLMAYCHLGHNCVLGNGIVMSNGIQMAGHVLVEDRAVIGGCLGIHQFVHIGSLAMVGGMTRVDRDVPPYCLAEGHPGRLRGLNRVGLRRSGLKTQEGGELVQLQEIWNLLFRSDHVFVEGLRLARQEQLMPAGAHLCAFLEASIEKGRRGPMPAMSLSR
- the fabZ gene encoding 3-hydroxyacyl-ACP dehydratase FabZ; its protein translation is MTDPSPNPVVLTSEQIMGLLPHRYPFALVDRVVLHEPGQRAVAIKNVTLNEPQFQGHFPGRPLMPGVLIVEAMAQVGGLIVAQMPDLPKGLFVFAGIDAVRFRRPVVPGDQLTISCELLSLKRQRFGKVRGEARVEGQLVCSGELMFSLVD
- the lpxC gene encoding UDP-3-O-acyl-N-acetylglucosamine deacetylase; translation: MAFWPTSYDRAWTLGGAVSRQGIGLHGGEVAEVRLQPSAQVGFHVSWLDNSDSPVTLGPHQVRDSQLCTTLELGDRHLGTVEHLLAALAGCGLTHVEIQVGGEEIPLLDGSALGWVEAIAEVGLTPAATPRADPLVLEHALVCHRGSSVITATPAERFNVVGVIDFPQAAIGHQMLAIELTPEGFTEQIAPARTFGFREQVDQLLAAGLIQGGALDNALVCDGDHWLNPPLRFADEPVRHKLLDLIGDLALVGFPQAQVLVYRGSHGLHNDLANALLAVCPVTVS